The proteins below come from a single Neospora caninum Liverpool complete genome, chromosome IX genomic window:
- a CDS encoding lysophospholipase, related: MAPQTAPATPATPSPSKLAKKREKAAAAAKEWFQNAGPVTQTEMRNPEGLVLYGHHWVVPDARAKVVLCHGYGMHARFDYLRHDPENLKSPPVYEGSWVHKLNNAQCSVHCLDQQSFGLSEGHKGKKSHILDMEDLPRDTLQFLYEQVLPSQDPNLPIFICGISLGGCITARVVQLAGGGPSCKKSNKVAASGEGAPEKRPLPLRGAICMAPLFRMDRLKKKNKRLLPLARALSAIVPSLEVGKPAKNQMYPFFHDLIEIDPLCYTGKSRARLSHELLRVVETVQTQAPFLAFPEPAVKTKDSPLPYPFYVPETPSLLIVHSKNDTFVDPEGSVIVAATLGAKMDGSQETLEKYQAEYDNVAKSGNVVNHPDANMWLLDNMWHCLSKELPEGDLLMDRVIRDWLRPRMGAGPDAKAMKEAKEEKEQKKEVQEETPEKPTGKEEAPSGSQEGEAASKDAPVTEGESAPAEPQEAPAGQLESPPQAVESSPPDVPAQSEAEPQEQQDTAPNHREPATPEPQQATPAPVSQAATPQPEASASGAEQSKTPDPESRAGDAEGAGAAASGDNVQQDAADGEAPVPRGPMESHSDVNL, translated from the exons ATGGCTCCTCAAACCGCACCGGCGACACCCGCCACTCCTTCGCCGTCAAAGttggcgaagaagcgcgaaaaAGCCGCTGCTGCGGCGAAGGAATGGTTCCAGAACGCGGGTCCGGTGACTCAGACAGAAATGAGGAATCCCGAGGGACTTGTGCTTTACGGCCACCACTGGGTTGTTCCCGATGCTCGCGCGAAAGTGGTTTTGTGTCATGGCTATGGCATGCACGCGCGGTTCGACTACCTGCGCCACGACCCTGAAAACCTGAAGAGCCCACCCGTGTACGAAGGCTCCTGGGTACACAAACTCAACAACGCACAGTGCAGTGTGCACTGTTTAGACCAGCAATCGTTTGGCCTATCGGAAGGCCacaaggggaagaagagccatATTCTCGACATGGAGGATCTCCCACGGGATACACTGCAGTTCCTGTACGAGCAAGTACTCCCCAGCCAGGATCCGAATCTCCCCATCTTCATTTGCGGTATCTCCCTCGGAGGATGCATCACGGCGCGCGTCGTCCAGCTTGCAGGAGGCGGCCCCTCGTGCAAAAAGAGCAACAAAGTGGCG GCATCGGGCGAAGGTGCGCCAGAAAAGAGGCCTTTGCCCCTGAGAGGAGCGATCTGCATGGCTCCGCTCTTCCGAATGGACagactgaagaagaagaacaagcgTTTGCTTCCGCTCGCCCGTGCGCTCTCCGCGATCGTACCATCTCTCGAAGTGGGAAAGCCCGCGAAGAATCAAATGTATCCTTTCTTCCACGACCTCATCGAAATTGACCCTCTCTGCTACACG GGCAAGTCCAGAGCACGGCTGTCGCATGAGCTGCTTCGCGTTGTGGAAACAgtgcagacgcaggcgccttTCCTTGCGTTCCCGGAACCGGCTGTGAAAACGAAGGACTCTCCTCTTCCATATCCCTTCTACGTCCCTGAGACGCCGTCCTTGCTGATCGTGCACTCCAAGAACGACACCTTCGTAGACCCCGAAGGCTCCGTGATCGTTGCAGCCACGCTGGGAGCAAAGATGGACGGTAGCCAGGAGACCCTTGAG AAATACCAAGCTGAGTACGACAACGTGGCCAAGTCGGGGAATGTCGTAAACCATCCGGACGCGAATATGTGGCTTCTCGACAACATGTGGCACTGCCTCTCCAAGGAGTTGCCAGAAGGCGACTTGCTCATGGATCGTGTGATCCGTGATTGGCTTCGACCGCGAATGGGTGCGGGGCCCGATGCGAAGGCAATGAAGGAGGCtaaagaggagaaggagcaaAAGAAAGAAGTGCAGGAGGAGACGCCTGAGAAGCCCACAGGCAAGGAAGAGGCACCTTCCGGCTCCCaagagggcgaggctgcgTCGAAAGATGCACCTGTGACGGAAGGTGAGTCCGCTCCGGCGGAACCCCAGGAGGCGCCGGCCGGTCAACTTGAGTCGCCACCTCAAGCTGTCGAAAGCTCTCCACCCGACGTGCCTGCCCAAAGTGAGGCGGAGCCTCAGGAACAGCAAGACACAGCGCCAAATCACCGGGAGCCTGCAACTCCAGAGCCCCAGCAGGCTACACCCGCACCAGTGTCCCAGGCAGCCACACCACAGCCCGAAGCGTCAGCCAGCGGTGCTGAGCAGTCCAAAACTCCCGACCCTGAGAGCCGAGCCGGGGATGCTGAAGGCGCTGGCGCGGCTGCTTCGGGGGACAACGTGCAGCAAGATGCTGCCGACGGAGAAGCTCCAGTGCCCCGTGGGCCAATGGAGTCACACTCAGACGTAAATCTGTAG